The following proteins are co-located in the Malus sylvestris chromosome 13, drMalSylv7.2, whole genome shotgun sequence genome:
- the LOC126595847 gene encoding receptor-like protein kinase ANXUR1, which yields MIYKSHILFPLVLLSLFSSNTVRVRSEGSGSESYILSCGSSSDGETDSDGRKWTTDSKYLVASNNTKTAKAEYQDPALPSKVPFTTARIMNSATSYKFSVPPSKRLLVRFQFYPSTYDSADSLNGVFEVTANGLTLLKNFSPFITALALTQYYIIREYSIVPAESGTLNITFTPSPNRENTFAFVNSVEVIPMEEIFKPTDLIGFRGQTIDVQNSSLQTMYRLSVGGEYIPANKDSGLARTWWDDSPYLLNSAYGASYFDGAFLGVSIKAPENVTIGHTKDVPEYIAPLTVYKTARSMGPNPHFNEKYNLTWVFQVDANFTYVVRFHFCDFQNTLVNQRTFDIYLNNKTAEESADVIQWAGAIGIPVYKDYATHVNDRDGDDLLWVGLHPNVKTHPQYYDAILNGLEVFKVNDKHGNLAGSNPVPSKMLLKADAAARGILANTA from the coding sequence ATGATCTACAAATCCCACATTTTGTTTCCTCTGGTTTTGTTATCCTTGTTCTCATCAAACACCGTTCGTGTTCGAAGCGAAGGCTCCGGCTCAGAGTCCTATATACTTTCCTGCGGCTCGTCTTCCGACGGGGAAACGGATTCTGATGGCCGAAAATGGACAACGGATTCCAAATACCTCGTCGCCTCCAACAATACGAAGACTGCGAAAGCCGAGTACCAAGACCCTGCCCTGCCGTCCAAAGTCCCATTCACGACAGCACGAATCATGAACTCTGCAACATCATACAAGTTCTCTGTTCCACCAAGCAAACGCCTGTTGGTCAGGTTCCAATTCTACCCGTCCACGTACGACTCCGCCGATTCCTTGAACGGGGTTTTCGAAGTCACCGCCAACGGCCTCACCCTGCTTAAAAACTTCAGTCCTTTCATCACAGCGTTGGCCCTCACGCAGTACTACATCATAAGAGAGTACTCAATTGTCCCCGCCGAGTCCGGCACTCTCAATATCACGTTCACGCCGTCCCCGAATCGCGAAAATACGTTCGCTTTCGTGAACTCAGTGGAGGTGATCCCAATGGAGGAAATCTTCAAGCCGACCGACTTGATCGGCTTCCGAGGCCAAACTATCGACGTCCAAAACTCCTCCCTCCAGACAATGTACAGGCTAAGCGTCGGAGGGGAGTACATTCCCGCAAACAAGGATTCGGGACTCGCACGAACATGGTGGGACGACTCGCCATACCTACTAAATTCAGCTTACGGGGCCTCGTATTTCGACGGGGCATTTCTCGGGGTTTCGATCAAAGCTCCCGAAAATGTCACCATCGGACACACGAAGGACGTCCCCGAATATATTGCTCCTCTAACGGTGTACAAAACTGCAAGATCGATGGGGCCGAACCCTCACTTCAACGAGAAATACAACCTCACTTGGGTTTTTCAGGTGGACGCAAATTTCACCTACGTCGTTCGGTTCCATTTCTGCGACTTTCAAAACACACTGGTGAACCAGAGAACTTTCGATATATATCTCAACAATAAAACGGCGGAGGAGTCGGCGGATGTGATCCAGTGGGCCGGGGCAATCGGAATCCCGGTTTACAAGGATTATGCCACTCATGTGAACGACAGAGACGGTGATGATCTTCTTTGGGTGGGTTTGCATCCGAATGTGAAGACGCATCCGCAGTACTATGATGCCATACTCAATGGACTGGAGGTTTTTAAGGTTAATGACAAGCACGGGAACTTGGCGGGTTCAAATCCTGTGCCCTCAAAAATGCTTCTTAAGGCAGACGCTGCAGCCAGGGGTATACTGGCAAACACTGCCTAG